Genomic segment of Paenibacillus sp. FSL R5-0912:
CGTAGAGCAGCAGGAGCAGCCCGGGGATAATCATCAGCATTACACTTCCGGCTTTGGAGACTGCGAAATTCATGGCATATCCTACATAAGGGACGGTGACGCCGGTATATTGGCCTACCACATTTGTCGAGCTGACCGCTGAGGTATCGGCTGCATCGTTATTGTCCCCTTTGGTGGTATAGCTGGCCTCGCCTATGGCACTGTTTATTGAAGCATCGACCACACGGTGTGTAATCAGGAGGTTATCGGGATTCATGAATGTAATCACATCGCCTTTTTGAAAACGGGTCATATCCCCGCCCGGCTTAATCGCTACAATAGATCCGGTCTGGATGCCCGGCTCCATGGAACCGGATAACACCGTCTTGATCTGATAGCCAAAGAAGGAAGGTTCGCCTCCGGAAGCTTTAGAGATGACTACTGCTGTTACCAGCACCAGGAAAATCATAAATATCAGTGTGGACAATGTGGTGCTGATTATCTTTTTGATGCGCATATTATTCCCCGCCTTTGCTGATATCAGATTGTGGAGCAGGTGTAGCTGTAGGTATAGCTGTAGCTGTAGCTGTAGCTGTTGGCTGCGCGGTATCTGTACCGCTATCCGGGAGCTCCGCAGTTGGTTCTGCCGCTGGAGTCGCCTCCGGAAGAGGGGATTCCGGTGCCGGTGTGGCAGGCGGAGCAGTAACCTCTGCATCCGGTGAGGGTGCAGGAGCCGGCTTTTCACCCTCAGGAGCTTCTATAGCAGGTTCTTCGATGGTCTTATCTTCTCCAGGAATGCTGGTTGCGGGCGGATTATTCTTAGTGTCTTCCTGCTCCAGTTTCAGAGCTTCGGCTTCTTCCTGCTTTTGCTTCTCCAGCGCGAGCCGTTCCGCTTCTTCAGCCTTGGCTTTCTCCTCCAGCGCCGCCTTCGCTTCAGCAATGTGTACCTGCTGTTCCTGCAGCGTGGTGATTGTGGACGATAGGTTGTCTCTGGAGGCTGTTAATTCTGCACTTAACTGATCGTAGCTTGACTGTAAGGCGGATGATACATTGGGGTCTGCATTGTAGGCTCTGGCCATGAATGAGAAAATCGGTTCCTCGGCAGGGAAGCCGAAGCTTTCTTGCCGGAGAAGTACCCGGTCAGGATTACCGGTCGGCAGCGAGCCGCCTAAATCATGAATCGTATTCAGATAATGCACAATGCCCGTTAATGTATCCGTCAGGGATTCCGACAGCACCCCGCTTTGATGGAGACCTTCCTGTAGCTGTTCGAAGAACTGGGCGTCACGGATTTCCAGGCAATTAGGTTCGAGATTTACCATATATCCTCCGAGTTGATGCAGAATGGCTGCTGCACTGCCAATTTCCTGCAGAATTTGCTGCCAGATACCTGCATTGAAGCTCAGCTGTGTATCCAGTGCGTTAACTGTATCGCTTGCCAGCCGGATTTGTTCTGAGATCTCACTGGAGACCTGATCCAGTTCCTCCGCTGACAGTTCTTCAGAGATCGGGGGAGTGGTATAGTTTCCGCTCGGAATGTGGCTGCCAAGAGAGGATTTCAGTTCGATAATTGTTCGGACATGTCCGCTGAACTCTGACAGCAGCTGTTCAATCTGACCCGGGAATACGGAGCAGAGCCCGATAGAGGTGATCTGTTCCTGCGAAGTGTTGTACTCTCCGTAAGTACTGCCAATCTGATTGGATGTATACATTATAAGGACAGATACAGCCATACCGGATTGCAGGATCCGAAGACCGAGTTTCGTGTATTTCCGTTTACGCCGTTTGGCGGATCTGGGGTACAAAGGTAGGCCCCCCTCTCATGGCTTACTGATTAATATTCGTTATATTCGTTCTTTATTAAGAACGTTTTCGTAATGAAATCATACACTGCGGACCCATGAAAAGAAAAATGTCAATTTCAGCGAATTGTTCGCAATAAAGCACGAATACATCTAATTATCTTTAGTTTACTTGACTTATCGCTGTTTTTCACGAATGTTCTTTATTGAGAACGAAAAAAGGTTATGCTATCCGCATGACAAATACGGATGGCATAACCTTTCCATTTGTAGTGAAGTCCACTCCTTAAGGAAGCTTCTCTCCGCGTGAGCTGACGTACAGCTATAAGCTATAACTTTTAGAATCCGGTATGGTATTTTTTGTCACTGGAGGAGCGGTGTTTCGTGCCTTCCTTATCCTTCTCCTCCTGCTTCTCGAGGGTCAGATCCTCAACCGGAATCGGATCTACATTCTGTTCGCTTTCGTCAAGGTCGAATAAGCTTGGCTTGTCCGTGGGGTATTGCTCGGGATGGTCACGTTCGTCTCTTATCGGCTTCTTGTCGTCACTATGGCTCATCTTAAGTTCACTTCCCTTTCGGAATATTTGCAGGGCAAGGATGGGGAATGTGCTAGAGAATCCTCCTGAGCCTTGCCGGCAGTTTGCTCCCTAATAAACACAATACGGGCTTATTAAACACAGGGACTTGTAATAAACCGCAGGTTCCGGTGTGAACAGGCTTTGGAAATGAAAAGGAGGACTGCCCCGGCTGCCTGTAACGGCGGCGGAACAATCCTCCTGAAATTCTATATTTATTACGGAATGATCGGGCTGCCTTTGTCACTCAGCCTGCGGGCGGCCACATCCTCATAGAGCCGCTTCAGCCATTTCAGCTCTGTCAGGCTATGCTCATACCGGCCGTACATCAGATGCAGCGCCGAGCGGGGCACAACGGAGATATGCTCCTCGTATACCTGGTAGGCGAAGTTAACCTGGTGCTCCGCTTCGCGGATGCGTTCCTCCAGCAGCTTCTCTACCTTCTCCTGGTCAATATAGCGCGAGAGTGCCAAGGCCATGTACAGCGGATGATACAGGGGATCGTTCTTCTTGATCTGCTGCAGAATGAGCTGTTCCATTAATTCCTTGCCTTTATCCGTAATCCGGTAGATCGTTTTATCCGGCCGGTCTGCGCTGTGGATGACCTCTACAGCTTCAATATGCCCGCCCTCTGCCAGCTTGTCGACAGCATAATACAAGGAGCCCATCTGCAGCTTAATGATCTGGTCCATCGTGCGTTCCTTCATGACGAGTGTAATTTCATAAGGATGCATATCCCGTTCCAGCAGCAGCCCCAGAATCAGCAGCTTCATGGACATGATGCTTACCTCTGCCCGGAAGCTGGAGCAGGTTGGGATTCCTTAGGCTGAATGCTCAGGCGGTCTCTAGGCATCAGCAGAACAAAGACAACGGCAAGCACCGCTGGCACGATAGCCCACATGAAGGTATGTGCGATCGAGGTAGACAGTGAATTTGTGATCTTCTCCAGCACCGGTGCCGGAATCTGTGCACGGGCCTCAGGGGTCAGCGCAGAACGCGGATCTCCGAAGGAAGAGGCCTGGCCGCCGTCTCCGAAGGCCGTACTAAGCTCCGAAGTGAAGCTGTTGCGCTGGATAATACCGAAGATGGTAATCCCCAGCGTCATCCCGAGCGAGCGCAGGAAGGTGCTGGTGGAGGTAGCTGAGCCGCGCTGGCGCATATCGAAATGGTGAATGGATGACATGCTGAGTACGGAGAAGGAGAACCCTACCCCGAAGCCGGTCAGCGCCATGAACGCATTCAGCAGCAGACGGGAAGTATCCGGTGTCAATGTGCTGAGTGAGAAGATCCCGGCAACGAAACACACTGCGGACAGCAGCATGATGTTGCGGAAGCTCGTCTTGGTGGTGAGCAGACCGCCGGACTGGCTGCCGATTACCGTACCAATCATCATCGGCATCAGGATCAGTCCGGAGTTGGTGGCGGAGCCGCCGTATACCCCCTGGACATAGATCGGAATGTATACCGTAGCTACGATAAACGCCGAGCCGTAGAACAAGCCGAGCAGACTGCTGGTGGCAAACAGGCGCCCCCGGAACATGTTGAACGAGATGACCGGCTCTGCCGCATTCTGCTCAATGAAGATGAAGGCAATCAGGAATACGGTGAAGCCGGCGAACAGTCCGAGAATCGTTGCTGAATCCCAGGCATACTGGTTGCCGCCAAGCTCAAGCGCGAACATCAGGCAGATAATTCCTGCCACCAATGTGAAGGCGCCGCCCCAGTCAATCCGCTGTTTCGCATGGGAGACGGATTCCTTGTAGGACGTCATAATCAGGAAGAAGGAGACGATACCAATCGGCACATTAATATAGAAAATCCAGTTCCAGCCGACGTAATCAGTGATATAAGCGCCCAGCAGAGGGCCGATTACGCTCGAGATCCCGAAGACAGCACCGAATAATCCGGTGAGCTTGCCTCTTTTTTGCGGCGGGAAAATATCAAATACAATCGTGAAGGCGATCGGCATCAGCGCACCGCCGCCAATCCCTTGGATCGCCCGGTAGATACTGAGCTGTGTGATGCTGGCCGCCGTTCCGCACAGGGCGGAGCCGATCAGGAACACGATGAGTCCGAAGATGAAGAAGCGCTTGCGCCCGTACATATCGGACAATTTGCCGAAGATGGGGGTTCCGGCCATAACCATGACCATATAAGCAGAGGTTACCCAGACGATTTTATCAAGTCCCCCGAGATCGGAGACGATGGTGCCCATAGCTGAGGCCACAATCGTATTATCCATGGCAGACATCAGGATACCGAGCAGCAGGCCGGCAACGACGAGCTTAAGATTGCTTTCTTTAGTATGCATTTACAGACTCCTTTACGTTCATTATTCAATGGCAAATCTCATTATATTCAAATTTGAATAGGGTGGCAATCCTTTTTTCAAAATTTAGTAATGCTGTGGACGCAAATAAGCCGCCCTTGTACGACAAGAACGGCAGGACTTCTATCTATGGTGTTCCCTCACAGGCGGACTTTTACCCGCAGCGGGGCCGCAGGTTTCTTCCTACATGGCCTCATCGCTTGAACACAGCTCCCGGGCCTCAATATATCCGATGAACAGCTCAGTCAGCTCCGGGTCAAACTGGCTTCCCGCGCAGGCCCGCAGCTCCACAATAGCTTCCGCGAACGATTTGGTCGGCTGGTACGGACGCTCCGTGGTCATGGCATCGAACGAGTCGATAATGGTCAGCATCCGGCATAGCCGGGGAATCTCTTCTCCTTTGAAGCCGTACGGATACCCTTTGCCGTCATACCGTTCGTGATGCAACTCGATATAAGGGGCGAGATCCTTGTATTTATCGTTGGTAAGCGCCATCTCTTTGCCCCAGGTGACATGCTATTTGACCATCTCCCATTCCTCCGGAGCGAGCTTATCCTTCTTGTTAAGTATGCCCCAGGGAATCTCCAGCTTGCCGATATCGTGGATCAGTGCGCCGAGCGTGAACTGCCGTTTGGTAAGATTGTCCAGTTCCAGCAGCTCACTGATGTCCATGGCATAGCGGAATACGCGTTTGGAATGCTTGAAGGTCTCCAGATCCTTGTACATAAAAAGATTAAGCTGCTGTTCAATATCGCGCACATCCTGGCTGAAATCTATGTCACGCTCCAAGAGAGACTGGTTGCCGTAGACAT
This window contains:
- the sipW gene encoding signal peptidase I SipW; amino-acid sequence: MRIKKIISTTLSTLIFMIFLVLVTAVVISKASGGEPSFFGYQIKTVLSGSMEPGIQTGSIVAIKPGGDMTRFQKGDVITFMNPDNLLITHRVVDASINSAIGEASYTTKGDNNDAADTSAVSSTNVVGQYTGVTVPYVGYAMNFAVSKAGSVMLMIIPGLLLLLYALYSSWKAVAALEKKNAGTAVTGGTDTLPDIVQ
- a CDS encoding PadR family transcriptional regulator, with protein sequence MSMKLLILGLLLERDMHPYEITLVMKERTMDQIIKLQMGSLYYAVDKLAEGGHIEAVEVIHSADRPDKTIYRITDKGKELMEQLILQQIKKNDPLYHPLYMALALSRYIDQEKVEKLLEERIREAEHQVNFAYQVYEEHISVVPRSALHLMYGRYEHSLTELKWLKRLYEDVAARRLSDKGSPIIP
- a CDS encoding MDR family MFS transporter produces the protein MHTKESNLKLVVAGLLLGILMSAMDNTIVASAMGTIVSDLGGLDKIVWVTSAYMVMVMAGTPIFGKLSDMYGRKRFFIFGLIVFLIGSALCGTAASITQLSIYRAIQGIGGGALMPIAFTIVFDIFPPQKRGKLTGLFGAVFGISSVIGPLLGAYITDYVGWNWIFYINVPIGIVSFFLIMTSYKESVSHAKQRIDWGGAFTLVAGIICLMFALELGGNQYAWDSATILGLFAGFTVFLIAFIFIEQNAAEPVISFNMFRGRLFATSSLLGLFYGSAFIVATVYIPIYVQGVYGGSATNSGLILMPMMIGTVIGSQSGGLLTTKTSFRNIMLLSAVCFVAGIFSLSTLTPDTSRLLLNAFMALTGFGVGFSFSVLSMSSIHHFDMRQRGSATSTSTFLRSLGMTLGITIFGIIQRNSFTSELSTAFGDGGQASSFGDPRSALTPEARAQIPAPVLEKITNSLSTSIAHTFMWAIVPAVLAVVFVLLMPRDRLSIQPKESQPAPASGQR